One Roseomonas sp. OT10 DNA window includes the following coding sequences:
- a CDS encoding AAA family ATPase, with protein sequence MTAWGDFNDAACLPGEAEAPAAIDASAIAAFLEVVFGYCDGLIPVRGFVDQGQGIDTRPHNIWIPADATAGELLATYAAWAAREGSAVYVIPGTVAEHGQARAEHVLQMQAAVVDLDNGDVEAKLAHLVQHVGAPTLLVESGGRTAEGAAKLHAWWRLTEPAEGGDIHRLCTLRGDIADKVGGDAHFRSAHQPIRVPGTVYRKGGVERVVTIRHHDPRREIELSDLAEAVAVMPFLPGQERAQAGAQGERPGLDAVLTTPVREGAQDGWTRFQGASAAIGHFVRQVHEGRLTPDQGWEAICGYNAACLRPAWPLDRLKAEADALWALHVDRNGPPLLRADAAPSAAVPAHTLGALLDDSSPMPDDLIGPRLLTPGGMLVLGGAPKVGKSDFLISLLVHAAAGAPFLRFTAPRPLRVFYLQAEIQYHYLRERLQQLRLDRAVVARARDTLVVTPKLRMLLNERGVPLVAAAIRQAFPDAPADVICIDPIRNLFDGGPGGEGENDNAAMLFFLQSRVEALRDEVAPEAGIILAHHTKKLSKQQVKDDPFLSLSGASALRGFYTSGMILFRPDEEETPRELHIELRNGPGLNPLLIDKRGGAWVELDRRGARIVRRDVGARLDAERSRRHDVILQIIAQEAREGRVFTGGAFAAQFENTHGLGGNDTIARRINVLANKGYIKFLRAAPEHGIPASKSSKGYLLVQDMLFATGEETTDPETGEITPTLVRLLPSHFQSDTNSAVLPVENPEVWVLNDPEVEA encoded by the coding sequence TGTTCGGCTATTGCGACGGGCTGATCCCGGTCCGCGGTTTCGTCGACCAGGGCCAGGGCATCGACACCCGCCCGCACAACATCTGGATCCCAGCCGATGCTACCGCGGGCGAGCTTCTGGCCACCTACGCCGCCTGGGCCGCGCGTGAGGGCAGCGCGGTCTACGTCATTCCCGGCACCGTTGCCGAGCACGGCCAAGCCCGGGCCGAGCATGTCCTGCAGATGCAGGCCGCCGTCGTTGATCTCGACAATGGTGATGTCGAGGCGAAGCTGGCGCACCTGGTCCAGCACGTCGGCGCGCCCACCCTTCTGGTCGAAAGCGGCGGGCGCACGGCTGAGGGTGCGGCAAAGCTCCACGCTTGGTGGCGACTGACGGAGCCAGCCGAGGGCGGCGACATCCATCGCCTCTGCACGCTGCGCGGCGACATCGCGGACAAGGTCGGCGGCGACGCCCACTTCCGCTCCGCTCACCAGCCCATCCGCGTGCCGGGCACCGTCTACCGCAAGGGCGGCGTGGAGCGCGTCGTCACCATCCGCCACCACGACCCACGCCGCGAGATCGAACTGAGTGACCTCGCCGAGGCGGTCGCCGTCATGCCCTTCCTGCCTGGCCAGGAACGCGCCCAGGCTGGCGCACAGGGCGAACGGCCGGGTCTCGACGCCGTCCTGACCACGCCAGTGCGGGAGGGCGCCCAGGACGGTTGGACGCGCTTCCAGGGGGCGAGCGCCGCGATCGGCCACTTCGTCCGCCAGGTGCATGAAGGCCGCCTCACGCCCGACCAGGGCTGGGAGGCCATCTGCGGGTACAACGCCGCCTGCTTGCGCCCGGCCTGGCCGCTGGATCGCCTGAAAGCCGAGGCCGACGCGCTCTGGGCGCTGCACGTTGACCGCAACGGGCCGCCGCTGCTGCGCGCCGACGCCGCACCATCAGCAGCCGTCCCCGCCCACACGCTCGGCGCGCTGCTCGACGACAGTTCGCCAATGCCCGACGACCTCATCGGCCCTCGCTTGCTTACCCCGGGTGGGATGCTGGTGCTCGGCGGCGCGCCGAAGGTCGGCAAATCCGACTTCCTCATCAGCCTGCTCGTGCACGCCGCCGCCGGCGCGCCCTTCCTGCGCTTCACCGCGCCGCGGCCGCTGCGCGTGTTCTACCTGCAGGCCGAGATTCAGTACCACTATCTCCGCGAGCGCCTGCAGCAGCTGCGCCTCGACCGCGCCGTCGTTGCCCGCGCGCGCGACACCCTCGTCGTCACCCCCAAGCTGCGCATGCTGCTCAACGAGCGCGGCGTGCCGCTGGTGGCTGCCGCCATTCGCCAGGCCTTCCCCGACGCGCCGGCGGACGTGATCTGCATCGATCCAATCCGCAACCTGTTCGACGGTGGCCCCGGCGGCGAAGGCGAGAACGATAACGCGGCGATGCTGTTCTTCCTGCAGAGCCGCGTCGAGGCGCTGCGCGACGAGGTGGCACCCGAGGCGGGCATCATCCTCGCCCACCACACGAAAAAGCTCAGCAAGCAACAGGTGAAGGACGATCCCTTCCTGTCGCTCTCCGGCGCCTCCGCGCTGCGCGGCTTCTACACCTCCGGCATGATCCTCTTCCGCCCTGATGAGGAGGAGACGCCGCGCGAACTGCATATCGAGCTGCGCAACGGGCCCGGCCTCAACCCGCTCCTCATCGACAAGCGCGGCGGCGCCTGGGTGGAGCTCGACCGCAGAGGCGCGCGCATCGTGCGGCGTGACGTCGGCGCCCGCCTCGACGCCGAGCGCAGCCGTCGCCACGACGTCATCCTGCAGATCATCGCGCAGGAGGCCCGCGAAGGGCGCGTGTTCACGGGCGGCGCCTTCGCGGCGCAGTTCGAGAACACGCACGGTCTGGGTGGCAACGACACCATCGCGCGCCGCATCAACGTCCTCGCCAACAAGGGCTACATCAAGTTCCTGCGCGCGGCCCCGGAGCACGGCATTCCTGCCAGCAAATCCTCCAAGGGCTATCTGCTGGTGCAGGACATGCTCTTCGCGACGGGCGAGGAGACGACGGATCCCGAGACCGGCGAGATCACGCCGACCCTGGTCCGCCTGCTGCCCAGCCACTTCCAGTCGGACACCAACAGCGCCGTCCTGCCGGTCGAAAACCCCGAGGTCTGGGTGCTGAACGACCCGGAGGTCGAGGCATGA
- a CDS encoding DUF6456 domain-containing protein: MAGKRKPKAAKASREDLSKPSKWRLQHGGFSEPVREADPETGSPVQHRRAVDTLGQMLANGTITPQMHEAGSIFRTLFRSAAIDSMSTSQLIRLPGSTADRLSNRQIDARRRVLAALDALGGHDSPAGSCIWFVVGLEMSVREWAARRGWSGRPVPQPIAGGMLVAGLGILAMHFGLTPREQAA, from the coding sequence ATGGCCGGTAAGCGCAAGCCCAAGGCCGCGAAGGCGAGCCGCGAGGACCTATCCAAGCCTTCGAAGTGGCGGCTGCAGCACGGCGGATTCTCGGAGCCGGTCCGCGAAGCGGATCCCGAAACCGGCAGCCCTGTGCAGCATCGCCGTGCTGTGGACACGCTTGGGCAGATGTTGGCCAACGGCACGATCACGCCGCAGATGCACGAGGCGGGCAGCATCTTCCGCACGCTGTTCCGCAGCGCGGCGATCGACAGCATGTCCACGTCGCAGTTGATCCGGCTGCCAGGCTCGACGGCAGACCGGCTCTCCAATCGCCAGATCGACGCGCGCCGGCGTGTGCTCGCGGCGCTGGACGCGTTGGGTGGGCATGATAGCCCGGCCGGCTCCTGCATCTGGTTCGTCGTGGGCCTGGAGATGTCGGTGCGCGAATGGGCCGCACGCAGAGGCTGGAGCGGCAGGCCAGTCCCGCAACCGATCGCCGGTGGCATGCTGGTCGCAGGCCTTGGCATCCTGGCGATGCACTTCGGGCTTACGCCGCGAGAGCAGGCGGCGTGA
- a CDS encoding site-specific DNA-methyltransferase, producing MPQAPWSASAVEARAVAALLPYAGNARTHSAEQVAQIAASILEFGFVAPVLVDERGEIIAGHGRLLAAKSLGLDAVPTIVRGGLTEAQKAAYRLADNRIALNAGWDEALLAAEVAKLQEMGGIDLALTGFDGAEIERLLAGLETEADNLPAPAVASGAEPAPGNQPDADGAEPTEDPADAEPEPPRQAVARVGDIWLLGEHRLACGDSTNRSTVARVMAADRAALLFTSPPYGNQRDYTTGGVFDWDALMQGVFGHLEGALRRDAQVLVNLGLIHREGEWQPYWQGWLDWMRGQGWRRFGLYAWDQGPGLPGDWNGRLAPAFELVFHFNREARQANKIVPCKWAGTPNKGSGLRAADGEVKAYTHIGLPVQEMRIPDSVLRITRHKARGIETEHPAVFPVALPEFLMRAYTDEGDVVFEPFGGSGTTILAGQRTGRRVRAIELAPAYVDLAIARWRMLHPDLPVTLAEDGRDHDTVAAARTSPQATPEQGGKAPADAA from the coding sequence ATGCCCCAGGCCCCATGGTCTGCGAGCGCCGTCGAGGCGCGCGCGGTCGCCGCGCTGCTGCCCTACGCCGGGAACGCGCGCACGCACTCCGCCGAGCAGGTGGCGCAGATCGCGGCCAGCATCCTCGAATTCGGCTTCGTCGCGCCGGTGCTGGTGGACGAACGCGGCGAGATCATCGCCGGCCACGGCCGGCTGCTGGCTGCGAAGTCCCTCGGCCTCGACGCCGTGCCGACCATCGTCCGCGGCGGCCTGACCGAGGCGCAGAAGGCAGCGTATCGGCTCGCCGACAATCGCATCGCGCTGAACGCCGGCTGGGACGAAGCGCTGCTCGCGGCCGAGGTCGCGAAGCTGCAGGAAATGGGCGGCATCGACCTGGCGCTGACCGGTTTCGACGGCGCCGAGATCGAGCGGCTGCTGGCAGGGCTGGAAACCGAGGCCGACAACCTCCCGGCGCCGGCGGTTGCCAGTGGTGCCGAGCCCGCTCCTGGCAACCAGCCGGACGCGGATGGCGCGGAGCCGACGGAAGACCCCGCGGATGCGGAACCTGAGCCGCCCCGCCAAGCCGTCGCACGCGTCGGCGACATCTGGCTGCTGGGCGAGCACCGCCTCGCCTGCGGCGACAGCACCAATCGAAGCACAGTCGCGCGCGTCATGGCTGCGGATCGCGCCGCGCTGCTGTTCACCAGCCCGCCCTATGGGAACCAGCGGGACTATACGACCGGCGGCGTGTTCGATTGGGACGCGCTGATGCAGGGCGTGTTCGGGCATCTCGAAGGCGCGCTCCGGCGCGACGCTCAGGTGCTGGTGAATCTTGGGCTGATCCATCGCGAGGGTGAATGGCAGCCGTATTGGCAGGGCTGGCTGGACTGGATGCGTGGCCAGGGCTGGCGGCGCTTCGGGCTCTACGCCTGGGACCAGGGCCCCGGCCTGCCCGGCGACTGGAACGGGCGGCTCGCGCCGGCCTTCGAGCTGGTCTTCCACTTCAACCGCGAGGCGCGGCAGGCGAACAAGATCGTGCCGTGCAAGTGGGCCGGCACGCCGAACAAGGGCAGCGGGCTGCGCGCCGCTGACGGCGAGGTGAAGGCCTACACCCATATCGGCCTGCCGGTGCAGGAGATGCGCATCCCGGACAGCGTGCTGCGCATCACGCGACACAAGGCGCGGGGGATCGAGACCGAGCACCCGGCGGTGTTCCCCGTCGCGCTTCCGGAGTTCCTGATGCGCGCCTACACGGACGAGGGCGACGTCGTGTTCGAGCCCTTCGGCGGCTCGGGCACGACCATCCTCGCCGGCCAGCGCACGGGTCGGCGCGTCCGCGCCATTGAGCTCGCGCCGGCCTATGTCGACCTGGCGATCGCCCGCTGGCGGATGCTGCACCCAGACCTGCCGGTGACGCTGGCCGAGGACGGACGAGACCACGACACGGTCGCCGCGGCGCGCACGAGCCCTCAGGCAACGCCCGAGCAGGGCGGTAAGGCGCCGGCCGATGCTGCCTGA
- a CDS encoding site-specific DNA-methyltransferase has product MLPDLRVEMMPVAALAPYAANARLHPTEQVAQLAASIGEFGFNVPVLVDDAGVLIAGHGRVLAAKALGLDEVPAIRLGHLTEAQARAFRLADNQLALNSTWDEGLLAAELRALRTDEFDLGLIGFDGATLDRLLDEAASDAPAAPGGDPDAPAPEPPEAPITQPGDLWLLGPHRLLCGDATSAADVARLLDGARPHLMITDPPYGVNYDPEWRNEAGVSATMRTGKVANDDRADWRDAWALFPGDVAYVWHAGVHARTVIESLEAAGFAVRSQIVWAKSRFVLGRGDYHWQHEPCLYAVRKGATGHWQGARDQATLWPISAGGDEDAATVHGTQKPVECMRRPMLNNSAPGEVVYEPFCGSGSTIIAAETISRICYAMELDRRYVDVAVRRWQAFTGRAAVLAGEERVFDDIAAARGMQAAA; this is encoded by the coding sequence ATGCTGCCTGATCTCCGCGTCGAGATGATGCCTGTGGCGGCGCTCGCGCCCTACGCCGCGAACGCCCGGCTCCATCCCACCGAGCAGGTGGCGCAGCTCGCCGCCTCGATCGGGGAGTTCGGCTTCAACGTGCCGGTGCTGGTGGATGACGCCGGCGTGCTGATCGCCGGCCATGGCCGCGTGCTCGCCGCCAAGGCGCTCGGCCTCGATGAGGTGCCGGCGATCCGGCTCGGGCACCTGACCGAGGCGCAGGCGCGGGCGTTCCGGCTGGCGGACAACCAGCTGGCGCTCAACTCCACCTGGGACGAGGGACTGCTCGCCGCCGAGCTGCGCGCGCTGCGCACCGACGAGTTCGACCTCGGGCTGATCGGCTTCGACGGGGCGACGCTCGACCGGCTGCTGGACGAGGCGGCGTCAGACGCCCCGGCCGCACCTGGCGGGGATCCCGACGCTCCGGCGCCAGAGCCGCCCGAGGCTCCCATCACGCAGCCTGGCGATCTGTGGCTGCTCGGCCCGCACCGGCTGCTCTGTGGCGACGCCACCTCCGCTGCGGACGTCGCGCGGCTGCTCGACGGCGCGCGGCCACACCTGATGATCACGGACCCGCCCTACGGTGTGAACTACGATCCCGAGTGGCGGAATGAGGCGGGCGTCTCGGCCACGATGCGCACAGGCAAGGTGGCGAACGACGACCGCGCCGACTGGCGCGACGCCTGGGCGCTGTTCCCAGGCGACGTCGCCTATGTCTGGCACGCGGGCGTGCACGCGCGCACGGTGATCGAGAGCCTCGAGGCGGCGGGCTTCGCGGTGCGGAGCCAGATCGTCTGGGCGAAGTCGCGCTTCGTGCTCGGGCGAGGCGACTACCACTGGCAGCACGAGCCCTGCCTCTATGCAGTGCGCAAGGGTGCGACCGGCCACTGGCAAGGCGCGCGCGACCAGGCAACGCTCTGGCCGATCAGCGCGGGAGGCGACGAGGACGCGGCGACGGTGCACGGCACACAGAAGCCAGTGGAGTGCATGCGGCGGCCTATGCTGAACAACAGCGCTCCGGGCGAAGTCGTCTACGAGCCGTTCTGCGGCAGCGGCAGCACCATCATCGCCGCGGAGACCATTAGTCGCATCTGCTACGCGATGGAGCTCGACCGCCGCTATGTCGATGTCGCGGTGCGCCGGTGGCAGGCCTTCACGGGCCGTGCGGCCGTGCTGGCGGGGGAGGAGCGGGTCTTCGACGACATCGCCGCCGCCCGCGGCATGCAGGCGGCGGCGTGA